Below is a window of Falsibacillus albus DNA.
ATGAACGAAAGAGGAAGACGGTTAGTACGATAAGTAAAATAATTAATCCAAAACTAAAAAATTGAAATAAAAGATCCCCGCCATTGTACGCACCCATATTAATCACCTCCAAAAACATTATTACTTTTACTGCTCTTTAACTTAATTCCAATTATTTCAAAAACATATCATTCTTACAATAATTTTCTTAGGCAAAAAAAAGAGGCATGACCCGCAGTGCGTTAATTCCATTAACACATCTCGGGTCAGACCCCCTGTAACATTTTAGTGCAGTAAAAATCCTTGAACGGAAGCGACCATTAAAAATAAAAATACACCGACAAGTAAGAGACCAATTCCTTTTTTGTTCCGTTGATATTCTTCTATTCCCAAAACCAACATGGTCAGCCCCAGGAAAAACATTATATAATGATGAAACTCGAAATTTTTAGCCAACAGTTCATAAGCAGCTGAGGCGACCACTATAATTGATAAAACATAACGAATATACCTAAGCAAAATGAATCCCTTCCTTCATATTCAGCATGTCTGATCTAATTTGGATCATGAATAGGAAACATTGATAGTTCAAGTTTAACATAGGTAATTTGATTAGAACAGGCAGCTTTCCCCAGGTATGGAATTGAAGGCGGACTCAGATTCTTAATAAGGAATTCC
It encodes the following:
- a CDS encoding DUF3953 domain-containing protein, producing the protein MLRYIRYVLSIIVVASAAYELLAKNFEFHHYIMFFLGLTMLVLGIEEYQRNKKGIGLLLVGVFLFLMVASVQGFLLH
- a CDS encoding DUF4083 family protein, with the translated sequence MGAYNGGDLLFQFFSFGLIILLIVLTVFLFRSYSQRWKKLDKIEKKLDTIMEQVKKMND